TCCGGAGGTCCTCGAAGCCGAGTTCGCGGTGCCCACGCGCCGGCGGATGGCCGAGGCCCTGGAGCGGATGCCCCGCCTGCGCGTCGTGCAGACGATCTCGGCCGGGGTGGACTGGGTGCTGCCCCACGTGCCCCCGGGGGTGACGCTCGCCGACGCGCGCGGTGTCCACGACGTGGCCGTGAGCGAGTGGGTGCTGACCGCGCTGCTGACCTCCGTCAAGCGCGTGCCCGAGCTTTGGGAGCGCCAGCAGGCGGCCGCGTGGGAGGGCGGCCTGCGGCCGGGCGAGCTCTGGGGGCAGACCGTGCTCATCCTCGGTTACGGCTCCATCGGGCGGGCGGTCGAGGCGCGGCTCGCGCCCTTCGGGGTTCGCGTCCTGCGCGTCGCCCGCCGCCCGCGTCTCGGCGTAGAGACCCTGGAGGCGCTGGCGGAGCTGCTGCCGCGCGCCGACGCGGTGGTGCTGCTGTTGCCGCTCACCCCGGCGACCCGGGGGCTGGTGGACGCGGACTTTCTGGCGCGGATGAAGCCCGGCGCCCTGCTCGTCAACGCCGGCCGCGGCGCCCTGGTGGACACCGCGGCGCTCTTGGAGGCGCTGCGCGCCGGCCGCGTCCGCGCCGCCCTCGACGTCACCGACCCCGAGCCGCTGCCCGCAGGCCACCCGCTCTGGCGGGCTCCCGGGGTCTGGATTACCCCCCACCTGGCCGGCAGTTCGCCGCGGCTGCGCGAGCGCGGCTTCGCCCTGGTGCGGGCGCAGGTGGCGCGCTACCTGCGCGGCGAGCCGCTGTTCAACGTGGTTCGCGAAGGTTACTGAGCGGCGTAGAATGGGGGCGTACGCCATGGACTTCGATCTCAAGCGCTTCCTGCGCGAGCGGTACCAGGTTTCCGGGCTGGTGGCCCCGGGCCGTTTCGAAAGCGAGCTGGCCAAGCGCATCGGCACTCCGAAGAAGCGCAAACCGGTCCTCGCCGCCTGGCAGGCCTACCTCGGCGAGCCGGGGCGCGAGGCGGTGCGAAGATTTTACGAGCGAACGCTCGAGCCGGGGCCGCACCGGCTCGAGGCCCTGGTCTACGCCCTGCACTACCCCTTCCTGCAGTTCTACGCGCGCGTGGTGCCCGGGCTGCTGCCCGCGAGCGGCCGCGTCCTCGAGGTGGGCGCCTACACCGGGGCGCTCGTGCACGCGCTGGCGCTGCAGCGCCCCGAGCTGGAGTGGCACGCCCTCGAGCCCCTGCCCGCGGCCGTGCGCCGCGGCGAGCAGGTGGGCCGGGAGCTGGGGCTCGAGGTCCGCTGGCACGCGGACTGGTGGGAGACGTTCGAACCCGACGCGCCTTACGACGCCGTCCTGCTGCTTTCGGTTCTCCCCGAAGGGCACCTGCGCACCGACCTGCCTCCCGAGTTCGAAGACGACGCCGCGTTCTACCGCAGCTTCGAGCTGTGCGAGCGCCTGGAGCGGCTGGGGCGGGTGCTGGCGCCGGGCGGCCGCGTCCTCTACGGGCACGGCCCCTTCCTGGGCAAGCACCCCGCCGCCTTCGAACGCCTGCTCGAGGCGATGGGCTTCGAGGAGGTGGAGCGGCACGGTTCCGGCGACTACGTGCTGATCGGGGCCCGCCGCGGGCCGACGCTGCGCGACGCGCGTTCCCTGGGCGCGCGCGCCGCCGCGGTGGCGGACGCGCCCACCGAGGAGCCGCCGGCGGACCGCGCCGAGCAGGCGCGGGCGGCGCTGGCCGCCGGCGACGCGCGGGCGGCGCTGGCAGGGCTCGAGGGCGTGGAGGGCGACGAAGCCGCGGAGCTGCGCGGCCGGGCGTGGGCGGCGCTGGGGCGCTGGCGCGAGGCCGAGGCGGCACTGGCGCAGGCCGCCGGCGAGGAGGCCCGCGACCTGCGGGCCCGGGCGCTGGTCGAGCTGGGCCGTGGAGCCGAGGCGCTGGAGTGGCTCGAACGCCGGGCGGGGCGCGACCCCGAGCGGCTGCGCCTCCTCGCCCGGGCGTACGCCCAGGCGGGCCGCGAAGCCGACGCGCTGCGCGTCTACGCCCGGCTGGGCGGCGAGCGCCCTCCCGGGCTCGAGGCGGTTCTCGAACGTTTCTCGGAGAAGTTGTTCCGCGAGCTGCGCGCGGGCCGGCTGGCCGAAGTGAGCCGGCGGGTGGAGTTCGCCGAGGACCTCTCGCCCGACTTCCTCACCCGCGAGCTGCTCTACCTGGGCCTGCACGCAGCGCTGGGGCAGCGGCTCTGGGCCCGCGCGGAGCGTTACGCGCGCCGCCTCTACGACCTGGGCGAGGTCAGCGGGGCGGTGGGGCTGGCGCTCGCGCACCTGCGCATCCGCGACGTGGACGAGGTCGAGTCGATCGAACGGGCCGACCTGGAAGCCGTCGAGCCCTACCTGACCGACGCGGTGGCGCGCAGCGAGGAGCCGCTGGCGCTGCTGGCGCTGGGGCGGCTGCGCTACGAACAGGGGCGTTACGAAGAGGCACGGCGGCTTCTGGAGCAGGCGGCGCGGGCGGCGCGGGGGGCCCCGGTGGGGGCCGCCTACCGGCTGCTGGCCGAGGTACTCGAGCGCCTCGAGGCCCCGCTGCCGCAGGTCCTGGGGGCGCACAAACGGGCCCACGCCTTCCACCCTTACCCGCCGGGCCGCCTGCTCGAGCTGGCGGAGCGGGCTGCCGCGGCGGGGGAGGAGGTGCTGGCGCGCGAGTTCCTGGGCGCTCTGCGCGAGACCGGGCTGGCCGAGCTGCCGCGGGCGCGCACCGGCGACCTGGTGCGGCTGATCGAGGCCCTGGAGGGCGC
The DNA window shown above is from Oceanithermus desulfurans and carries:
- a CDS encoding 2-hydroxyacid dehydrogenase: MRLAVADDVRPVYLSGLPDGVEVVRFPAEGEPGPEVLEAEFAVPTRRRMAEALERMPRLRVVQTISAGVDWVLPHVPPGVTLADARGVHDVAVSEWVLTALLTSVKRVPELWERQQAAAWEGGLRPGELWGQTVLILGYGSIGRAVEARLAPFGVRVLRVARRPRLGVETLEALAELLPRADAVVLLLPLTPATRGLVDADFLARMKPGALLVNAGRGALVDTAALLEALRAGRVRAALDVTDPEPLPAGHPLWRAPGVWITPHLAGSSPRLRERGFALVRAQVARYLRGEPLFNVVREGY
- a CDS encoding DUF2325 domain-containing protein, producing MDFDLKRFLRERYQVSGLVAPGRFESELAKRIGTPKKRKPVLAAWQAYLGEPGREAVRRFYERTLEPGPHRLEALVYALHYPFLQFYARVVPGLLPASGRVLEVGAYTGALVHALALQRPELEWHALEPLPAAVRRGEQVGRELGLEVRWHADWWETFEPDAPYDAVLLLSVLPEGHLRTDLPPEFEDDAAFYRSFELCERLERLGRVLAPGGRVLYGHGPFLGKHPAAFERLLEAMGFEEVERHGSGDYVLIGARRGPTLRDARSLGARAAAVADAPTEEPPADRAEQARAALAAGDARAALAGLEGVEGDEAAELRGRAWAALGRWREAEAALAQAAGEEARDLRARALVELGRGAEALEWLERRAGRDPERLRLLARAYAQAGREADALRVYARLGGERPPGLEAVLERFSEKLFRELRAGRLAEVSRRVEFAEDLSPDFLTRELLYLGLHAALGQRLWARAERYARRLYDLGEVSGAVGLALAHLRIRDVDEVESIERADLEAVEPYLTDAVARSEEPLALLALGRLRYEQGRYEEARRLLEQAARAARGAPVGAAYRLLAEVLERLEAPLPQVLGAHKRAHAFHPYPPGRLLELAERAAAAGEEVLAREFLGALRETGLAELPRARTGDLVRLIEALEGAWEAFRVLWDALARTPGAGPEALEQAYRLSRPFAAEEEAERALAAYVGALNQHGRAQEALAVLEAEVERRPHVLGLLFDLAEQYERLARFTEAQVVWKRALEAAYYQEKDLELAREVLRNLLFLNPHDPELELYLGELKATSAKLAELEGTPDALAGQTPKGVMTADLPRFSGEYLIVLGGHTQLRSRLKPRLEELGLKVDWFDSDSTTAARESLRRIQSRLGRAHGVMIVSSYVGHDLSEPVRAEALARGVPVYITPGRARGVTGLVRALAEFAPEIIKKAIG